A genomic region of Pseudomonas migulae contains the following coding sequences:
- the rssB gene encoding two-component system response regulator RssB, which yields MPKTSATLLIIDDDEVVRASLAAYLEDSGFSVLQASNGQQGLQVFEQYKPDLVICDLRMPQMGGLELIRQVTERSPQTPVIVVSGAGVMNDAVEALRLGAADYLIKPLEDLAVLEHSVRRALDRARLLLENQRYREKLEKANRELEASLNLLQEDQNAGRQVQMNMLPVSPWTIDEFQFAHQIIPSLYLSGDFVDYFRVDERRVAFYLADVSGHGASSAFVTVLLKFMTTRLLFESKRNGTLPEFKPSEVLGHINRGLISCKLGKHVTMVGGVIDEETGLLTYSIGGHLPLPVLYTPDSVRYLEGRGLPVGLFNEATYEDHVLELPPTFSLTLMSDGILDLLPEPTLKEKEAALPQRVKAAGGTLDGLRQVFGLATLGEMPDDIALLVLSRNL from the coding sequence ATGCCAAAAACCAGTGCCACGCTGCTGATAATCGATGATGACGAAGTAGTGCGCGCGAGCCTCGCCGCCTATTTGGAAGACAGTGGTTTCAGCGTCTTGCAGGCCAGCAATGGCCAGCAGGGTCTTCAGGTATTCGAGCAATACAAGCCCGACTTGGTCATCTGCGATCTGCGCATGCCGCAGATGGGCGGACTCGAACTCATCCGCCAGGTCACCGAGCGGTCACCGCAAACCCCAGTTATTGTGGTGTCGGGTGCCGGCGTGATGAACGACGCGGTCGAGGCCTTGCGCCTGGGCGCGGCGGATTACCTGATCAAGCCTCTCGAAGATCTGGCCGTGCTCGAGCACTCCGTGCGCCGGGCCCTGGATCGCGCGCGCCTGCTGCTGGAAAACCAGCGCTACCGCGAGAAGCTGGAAAAGGCCAACCGCGAGCTCGAAGCCAGCCTGAACCTGCTCCAGGAAGACCAGAACGCCGGTCGCCAGGTGCAGATGAACATGCTGCCGGTCAGCCCCTGGACCATCGACGAGTTCCAGTTTGCTCACCAGATCATCCCGTCGCTGTACCTGTCGGGTGATTTCGTCGACTACTTTCGGGTCGACGAGCGTCGGGTAGCGTTCTACCTGGCGGACGTTTCCGGTCATGGTGCCTCTTCAGCCTTCGTCACCGTGCTGCTGAAATTCATGACCACGCGCTTGTTGTTCGAATCCAAGCGCAACGGCACATTGCCGGAATTCAAGCCTTCAGAGGTCCTTGGTCATATCAACCGGGGCCTGATCAGTTGTAAGCTGGGTAAACACGTCACAATGGTCGGTGGAGTCATCGACGAGGAGACAGGTTTGTTGACCTATAGCATCGGCGGTCATTTGCCGTTGCCTGTGTTGTACACGCCAGACAGTGTCCGTTATCTGGAAGGGCGTGGTCTGCCGGTGGGCCTCTTCAATGAAGCCACCTACGAAGACCACGTGCTGGAACTGCCGCCGACGTTCAGCCTGACGCTGATGTCTGATGGCATTCTGGACCTTTTGCCAGAACCTACACTCAAAGAAAAAGAAGCGGCTTTGCCCCAGCGGGTCAAGGCAGCGGGCGGCACCCTGGATGGGTTGCGGCAGGTTTTTGGATTGGCCACGCTAGGGGAGATGCCGGATGATATCGCCCTGTTGGTGTTGAGCAGGAATCTTTAA
- a CDS encoding PilZ domain-containing protein, giving the protein MSQTDRDYSEKRDFIRMRVDADVALIHEGDEVAAVCIDLSSSGMQVEAPRLFKVGDRLSVRIDSDHAALKGLEADTEVVWVKEQDGGSQKLGLTILKMK; this is encoded by the coding sequence ATGAGTCAAACCGATCGGGACTACAGTGAAAAGCGTGATTTCATCCGCATGCGGGTCGATGCCGATGTCGCGCTTATTCACGAAGGGGACGAGGTTGCAGCCGTCTGCATCGACCTTTCCAGCAGTGGCATGCAGGTTGAGGCGCCTCGCTTGTTCAAGGTCGGCGACCGCCTGAGCGTGCGGATCGATTCCGATCATGCGGCGCTCAAAGGCCTCGAAGCCGACACCGAAGTGGTGTGGGTCAAAGAACAGGACGGCGGCAGTCAGAAACTCGGCCTTACAATCTTGAAGATGAAATAA
- the rssC gene encoding anti-sigma factor antagonist RssC yields MSTGRIQFAEQDGTFVLKFVGEVRLTLCSALDATIERIFTALNFNAIVIDLTETRSIDSTTLGLLAKLSILSRQKVGLLPTVVTTHEDITRLLQSMGFEQVFNIVDRPIPCPECLTDLPDQDQSEEVVRIKVLEAHKILMGLNDSNREAFHDLVNALERH; encoded by the coding sequence ATGAGTACCGGTAGAATCCAGTTCGCCGAGCAGGACGGCACCTTCGTCCTGAAGTTCGTCGGTGAAGTTCGCCTGACCCTGTGTTCGGCGTTGGATGCGACTATTGAGCGGATCTTCACGGCGTTGAATTTCAACGCGATCGTGATCGACCTGACCGAAACCCGCAGCATCGACAGCACCACCCTTGGCCTGCTGGCCAAATTGTCGATCCTGTCGCGGCAAAAGGTCGGCCTGCTGCCGACCGTCGTCACCACCCACGAAGACATCACCCGTCTGCTGCAGTCCATGGGCTTCGAGCAGGTGTTCAACATCGTTGACCGCCCGATCCCGTGCCCTGAGTGCCTGACCGACCTGCCAGACCAGGATCAGTCCGAGGAAGTGGTGCGGATCAAAGTGCTCGAAGCGCACAAGATCCTGATGGGGCTGAACGATTCGAATCGTGAAGCGTTCCATGATCTGGTGAATGCGCTGGAGCGGCATTGA